The genomic region CGGACCACAGCGGACAGCGACCGCCGAATGCATGCATGCTCGCCGTGGCCGCCACTTTACCGATGCGGCGGATCCAGACCGCAGACCGCCGTCCCCCTCCGGCGCACAATCAACGCAACCATTGAAGACGCTCCGTCGCGCAAGCGACGAACGAACCGGAGAACGACGTGAGACTTTCGACAATCGACACGATCATCGTGCTGGCCTATCTGGTCGGCATCTTCGTGCTGGCGCAATGGGTGTCGCGCGAAAAGAGCGGGCATCAGAAGGACGCGAAGGATTATTTCCTCGCCAGCAAATCGCTGCCGTGGTGGGCGATCGGCGCCTCGCTGATCGCGGCCAACATTTCCGCGGAACAGATCATCGGCATGTCGGGCTCTGGCTACGCGCTCGGGCTCGCCATCGCGTCCTACGAATGGATGGCGGCGCTGACCCTGCTGATCGTCGGCAAGTTCTTCCTGCCGGTGTTCCTGCGCAACGGCATCTACACGATGCCGCAGTTCCTCGAGGAGCGTTACGGCCCACGCATCCGCACGATCATGGCGGTGTTCTGGCTGGGCCTGTACGTGTTCGTGAACCTCACCTCGATCCTGTGGCTGGGCTCGATCGCGGTGACCCAGGTCACCGGCATCAGCCAGTTCGCGGCGCTCGCGCTGCTCGGCGGCTTCGCGCTGATCTATCAGCTGTACGGCGGACTGAAGGCGGTCGCGCTCACCGACATCGTGCAGGTCTCGCTGCTGGTGCTGGGCGGCCTGCTGATCGTCGGCATTTCGCTGGACCGCATCGGCGGCGATGCTGGCGTGGTCGGTGGTTTCCACGCGCTGATGGCCGCGCATCCCGATCATTTCCACATGATCCTGTCGCGCGACAACCCGTTCTACAAGGATCTGCCCGGCCTGAGCGTGCTGATCGGCGGCATGTGGATCATGAATGTCAGCTACTGGGGCTTCAACCAGTACATCATCCAGCGCGCGCTGGCGGCGAAGGACATCGCCGAAGCGCAGAAGGGCGTGGTGTTCGCCGCGTTCCTCAAGCTGTTGATGCCGGTGATCGTGGTGCTGCCGGGCATCGCCGCGCTGATGCTGGTGACCGATATCGAAAAGCCCGACCAGGCTTATCCGAAGATGATGTCGCTGCTGCCGACCGGCGTGCTGGGGCTGGTGTTCGCGGCCTTGATCGCGGCGATCGTGGCCTCGCTGGCATCGAAGATCAATTCGGTATCGACCATCTTCACCCTCGATTTCTACAACAAGCGCGCAAAACTGCCCGGCGCGAAACCGCACGACGAAGCGCATCTGGTGAAGGTGGGGCGGATCTCGGCGTCGGTGGCGATCCTGCTGGCGGTGCTGACCGCGAAGCCGCTGCTCGGCAGTTTCGACCAGGGCTTCCAGTACATCCAGGAATACACCGGCTTCTTCACGCCGGGCATCGTGGTGATCTTCATGCTGGGTCTGTTCTGGAAGCGCGCCAACGAAGCCGGCGCGATCGCCGCTGCGGTCGGTTCGTTCGCCCTGTCGATCGCACTGAAGCTCGCATGGCCGGAACTGCCGTTCATGGACCGCGTCGGCCTGGTGTTCCTGTTGGCGCTGGTGCTGGCGGTGATCGTGTCGCTGACGCTGCGCGCGAGTTCGGATCCCAACCGCATCCGCACCGACGACGTGAGTTATGCCACCAGCGGCACGTTCAACTTCGGCGCCTTGGGCGTCACCGGGATACTGATCGCGCTGTACGCGGCGTTCTGGTGATCGGTTGAAATCGAATCGGGTGCGCCTCGGCGCACCTGCTTTTTCATATCGGCGAACGCAGACGGCGCTCCTTCGGGCATTTCAAAAACAGCGTCATCCCGCGAACGCGGGGATCCAGTGACTTTCAAGCTTCTTCGCAGGGCAAAGACACTGGGTTCCCGCGTTCGCGGGAACGACGGGTAAACGTGGGGATACCCCAGGCCAGAAGCGCGCCCCATGGACACCGTTACCGGTGCCGTTTCGGCGCCGGCCCCGTGGAGGCACGCAGGACCAGTTCGTAAGGCACCTGCACCATGCCGGCGACCTCCGGTTCGCGGATCGACAGCAGCAGCTGTTCGGCCGCGATCCGACCCATTTCACGGCTCGCCTGGCGCACAGTGGTCAGCGCTGGCCACAGCTGCCGCGCCATCGGCAGGTCGTCGAAACCGAACACCGACAGATCCTGCGGAATACGCACGCCGCGTTCCGCTGCGGCGTGCATGACGCCTGCGGCCGTATCGTCGTTGGCGGCGAAGATCGCGGTCGGCCGCTGCTTCAGCGAGAGCAGCGTCTCGGCCCCGGCGACGCCGGATTCGAACGAGAACTCGCCGGACAACACCAGATCCTTGTCGAATTCGATGCCTGCGGCAGCAAGCCCGTCCTTGTAACCGTTGAGGCGCCATTCGGACGCGCCGTGATCGCGGTGGCCCTTGATGTGGCCGATCCTGCGGTGCCCCAGCGACACGATGTGCGCCATCATTTCTCTCACCGCGCGACGCTCGTCCAGGCGCGCGCCGATCCCCGCGTTCTTCTCGCGCGGCGAAATACTCGCGTAACGGACATTCAACGACTTCAGCTTTTCCAGCAGCGCGACATCATCTGTCAGCGGCGGGGTGAGGATCAGTCCATCGGGTGCGTACTGGGCGACGCTCTCGGCAAGGACATCCACGTGATTCCTGCTGCTGAAATCGACCGGCCGCATCATCATGCTGTAGTGCGCGGCTTCGCAGGCGTCGAGCACGCCGGACACCACCTGCATCACGTAACTGCTCGATGGATTGTCGTAGACCAGCGAAACCAGGTAGGAGCGGTTTCCTGCAAGGCTGCGCGCCGAAGGATTAGGCCGGAAATTCAGGGTTTTGGCCGCCACTTCGACTTTCGCGCGCGTTTCCGGGCGCACGTTCGGTTCATGATTGAATACGCGCGAAACGGTCTTCATCGACACGCCGGCGAGTCGCGCCACGTCGTCGATCCTGACCCCGGAACCTGCCGATTTACCCATCCCCCCCGCTCCTCAACATTGTCGTGAAATCGTCTCCGCGTCAGCGACGGCGCCGGTCTTGCCGGCACTCCGCACAACCGCCATGCGCCAGCGTATCACCACGCGTCGCTTCGGAATGGCGAAACGGGCAGCTGCTCCCGGCCGATCAGGTCGGCGTCTTCCGGATCGTCGCGCCAACCGTAACGCACTGCTTGCGGTTTCGCGACCTGCGGACTGCTGGCCACGACGATATCGCCCTGGAGATTCGCTTGCGCAGGATGAAAAACCCGATCCGCACCGGCCAATGCGAATCCACCGACCCGATCGCCTCCACCACGCACCGCCAACGCGGCGCCATGATCGAAGCGGACATGCGCTTCGTTTCCGACGAAATCGACGCTCTTGAAGACAGGCGGCGAGTACACCAGCGATTCCCCGTAGGCCAGATGACGCGCGGCCAGCGCCAATCGATGCGCGACGTCCTGTTTGTTCGCGGGATGGATATCGCCTGGCGTGCCGATATCGATGGTCACCGCCTGCGCGGTGGACGGCAGCGCCAGCGCAACCGATTGCGATTCGCGCAGCAGCGCCCACGGGCTTTGCGTGGAGGTGTCGAAGCCGGATCTGAAATTGGCGAGCTGCACCCACAGGAACGGCAGTTCCGGCGATGCCCACTGGCGGCGCCACTGCCGGATCATCGCGACGAACTGTTGGCGATAGCGCAAGGCGTCTTCGGCATTGTCCGCATTCGCCTCGCCCTGGTACCAGACCACACCGCGCAGCGGCATGTCGCGCAGCGGCGCGATCATCCGGTTGTAGAGCAGCGTCGGCTTGTGCTGTTTTCCGTCGACGGTCGAAAACACCGCGTCGGCCACGCGGAACCGCCATTCGCGCGGGAGCGGCACGCACGCGCGATCGTCGCTCTGTACACAGACATCTTCCGGCGGGCCATGGATTCCGCCACCACCGCCGCCGTCGATGACCCGCACCGCCAGCGAATTCCTGCCCGCATGCAGCGCGCGCGCCGGCACCTCGTAGCTCCGGGGCGTATTCCACTGATTGCGCATGGCGCCGACCGCGATGCCGTTGACCCAGGTGTCGTCGGAATCGTCGATACGGCCCAGCGACAGCCGGAGGCCGCGCTTCGCCTGCGCCTCGTCCAACTCGAACGTCGTGCGATACCACGCCACGCCGTCGAGGCCCGTCCAGCCCGCCTGCTCCCACAGCATCGGCACGGCGATCGACACCCAGTCGCGTTCGTCGAGATGCTCGGCCTGCCAGCCTGCGTCGTTTGCAGGCATCGTTTTCCAGAAAGCGAGGCGGTGGCGGGTTTCGCTCAACGCGGCCTCTTCTTCCGCGCGCATGCGCTCCACATCGCGCGCGACCTGTACCGGATCGATGCCGAGCGTCTGCGCATCCATCCAGGCTTCGATGCGGCTCCCGCCCCAGCTGCTGTCGATGATGCCGATGGGAACACCGGTCGTGGCGCGGATTTCGCGCGCGAACAGATGCGCCACCGCCGAAAACTCACCGGCGGTTTCTGGCGAGGACGCGACCCACGATCCGCCTTCCAGCTGCCATTGCCGTTGACCCGACCAGGCGTGCGGAATCTTGAAATGACGGATCTTCGGATCATCCGCGCGCGCGACCTCGGTCGCGGCATTCGCCGCGCGCGACAGCGTCCATTCCATGTTCGACTGGCCCGAGGCCAGCCAGACATCGCCGATCAGGATGTCGTGCAGTTCGCGCGATGCGTCAGCGCCGATGATGCGCATCCGGTAGGGGCCGCCTGCGGCATGCGCCGGCAACATCAAACGCCATCGACCGCTGCCGTCGGCCACGGCTTCGATGGCGTTGCCGTCGAATTCGACCCGGACACGACTGCCGGCATCGGCCATGCCCCACACCGGGATCGGCCGGTCGCGCTGCAGCACCATGCCGTCGGAAAAAAACAGCGGCAAGTCCACCGTCGCGTGCGCAAATCCGCATGTCAACAGCAGGCATATCGCCACGAAGCATTTCATTCGAACGTCTCCATCCACCCATGATACCGAGAGCGCGCAGCTCGATCAGGGCCGCCGGAAATGGCGCCTGTCAGCGATACAGGATGCTCCGCGTGCGATCCACGATCCAGACCGGGCCGAAGGTGTAGGCGAAGATGGCTTCGAGCCCGGCCACGCCGTCCACGTTCGCGTAAGTCGGCGCACCGCCGTTGGTGAAGTAGAAATACGCACGCGTGGCGTGCAGACGGTCGTCCACGACATAGCTGGTGCCGTCCACGTACGAGAACATGATCTCGTTGCCCACCGCACCGTTGAATTCGGCGATTTTCACGTAGCGCGGGCCGCCGCCGCTGCCGATGGCCGGAACGTTGTACAGCCGCGTTTTCCTGGCGCGATCGTCGATGACCCACACGGTGCCGTCGTTGTTGATGAAGGTCACCTCATTGCCTGTCACGCCATTCATCTCCGAAAAATAGATGACGCGCCCGGCCCCTGCGGGCGTCGCGAGATACAGACGCGTGGCTCTGATACGGTCGTCGACGATCCACACCGTGGTGCCCGCGTACGTCACGACGAATTCGTACCCGGCGACGCCATTGGCTTCGACCGCGCTGATCGTCAACCAATTCACAGGCACACTGTAACTTGTGGTTCCGCCGCCGCCGCGAGCGATCGAGATCGCGCCCGACGCGGCGGTGATCGTCGCCGTGTCGATTTTGCCGTCGCCGTTGAAGTCGGCGACGATCGTCGCCGCCTGGCTGGTGACCGAAAGTCCCAGCAGGCCTGCCGCGAACAACAGGCCGGCAAGGAAGCGCTCGGAGATGCTGGACATTGAGATTTTCATACGTCGAAGTTCCTGTGTTGGTTGGTTGAACTGACTGCAGCCCACACCTCATTCCATTCGCGCTACGAAAATTCCTCTGTCTTTTCCCCGGAAAGTCGATTGAAATATCTCAGCATCAAGATCCACACCGGTACACCCGACATCGAGCGCTGCCCCGGCTTTTGGTGCAGCGATGGATGTCCGAAATCGAAAGCGGCCGGCTCCTCGAAAAACGCTACGACGACCATAAGCCGAGGACATCCCGGGTCATTCGGTCACTTGCTGCCGCACGCCTGCGCTGCGAATACAGGCAGCGAGGCTCACGTCAAGCACAGCGTGCAGATTTTCGTATCACCTTTGCGCGTCAAGACGCGCCCGTGTCGATGTCTTTTGCTCCACTGTTATGTTGCGGAACACATCAGTTGGGCCGCACGACGGTGATATCGCGCGGCCCAACTGGTTCGTTCGTTTTAGTTGCAAACCATTACGAGTCTACTCTCCCGGTAGATTTGGTTCTGGCAGCCCCAGCAAGGCGTTGGCGAATTACGGGGTACCGCCGGACCTTGTATCCCCCATTGCCCATAGCTCCCACAAACGGCGCCGGGAGTTCTACTGAACAGAACTACACGGTCGATTTGCCAAAGCTTGCCCTGATAGTTGAACTGACAGGAATTGCCGTTGAGATAGGGCGCTTCCCAGCAGGTTCCCCATGCGATCGGCCTCCAAATCCCTTGGCGGGCAAAAGCAGGCGCACTCGCCAGAAGGCTGCCAAATGCAACCACCAGTGCACAACAGACCAACATTTTCGTTTTCATATCCAGCTCCTGAGTACTAAGTTGAGTACCGATCGAATCGGTAGGTTCAAAGCATTCGGGCGAAACCTCCGATTCGGCGGCTGTTTGCCCTTCCCCCTGTTCCGTGCATACGGCGGAAATTTCTGCGCCCGAGGTACGAATGCCGTCGGAGAATTCCGTCCATGGTTTCCGCCGAGCGAGCGCAATGTGTTTCGCTCGACGGTTGGAACGACGACGAATTCCTGCTGCAAGAAACCAGAAATCGCCGTTTGATCGGATACTGTTGTTCGCTTACTCGTAACTCGGGCCGTTTTTGGCGACACGATCACCGCACGCCGCAACTCTGCTCGGCGGATACGGACAGCATCGGTACCGCTTTCGCCCGCGCATAGCTCGATCCATAGCCACCCGGAAACAGCGGCGGCTCCGCAGCCATCGCCGCGGCCGAG from Lysobacter sp. harbors:
- a CDS encoding LacI family DNA-binding transcriptional regulator → MGKSAGSGVRIDDVARLAGVSMKTVSRVFNHEPNVRPETRAKVEVAAKTLNFRPNPSARSLAGNRSYLVSLVYDNPSSSYVMQVVSGVLDACEAAHYSMMMRPVDFSSRNHVDVLAESVAQYAPDGLILTPPLTDDVALLEKLKSLNVRYASISPREKNAGIGARLDERRAVREMMAHIVSLGHRRIGHIKGHRDHGASEWRLNGYKDGLAAAGIEFDKDLVLSGEFSFESGVAGAETLLSLKQRPTAIFAANDDTAAGVMHAAAERGVRIPQDLSVFGFDDLPMARQLWPALTTVRQASREMGRIAAEQLLLSIREPEVAGMVQVPYELVLRASTGPAPKRHR
- a CDS encoding 9-O-acetylesterase codes for the protein MKCFVAICLLLTCGFAHATVDLPLFFSDGMVLQRDRPIPVWGMADAGSRVRVEFDGNAIEAVADGSGRWRLMLPAHAAGGPYRMRIIGADASRELHDILIGDVWLASGQSNMEWTLSRAANAATEVARADDPKIRHFKIPHAWSGQRQWQLEGGSWVASSPETAGEFSAVAHLFAREIRATTGVPIGIIDSSWGGSRIEAWMDAQTLGIDPVQVARDVERMRAEEEAALSETRHRLAFWKTMPANDAGWQAEHLDERDWVSIAVPMLWEQAGWTGLDGVAWYRTTFELDEAQAKRGLRLSLGRIDDSDDTWVNGIAVGAMRNQWNTPRSYEVPARALHAGRNSLAVRVIDGGGGGGIHGPPEDVCVQSDDRACVPLPREWRFRVADAVFSTVDGKQHKPTLLYNRMIAPLRDMPLRGVVWYQGEANADNAEDALRYRQQFVAMIRQWRRQWASPELPFLWVQLANFRSGFDTSTQSPWALLRESQSVALALPSTAQAVTIDIGTPGDIHPANKQDVAHRLALAARHLAYGESLVYSPPVFKSVDFVGNEAHVRFDHGAALAVRGGGDRVGGFALAGADRVFHPAQANLQGDIVVASSPQVAKPQAVRYGWRDDPEDADLIGREQLPVSPFRSDAW
- a CDS encoding sodium/solute symporter (Members of the Solute:Sodium Symporter (SSS), TC 2.A.21 as described in tcdb.org, catalyze solute:Na+ symport. Known solutes for members of the family include sugars, amino acids, nucleosides, inositols, vitamins, urea or anions, depending on the system.) yields the protein MRLSTIDTIIVLAYLVGIFVLAQWVSREKSGHQKDAKDYFLASKSLPWWAIGASLIAANISAEQIIGMSGSGYALGLAIASYEWMAALTLLIVGKFFLPVFLRNGIYTMPQFLEERYGPRIRTIMAVFWLGLYVFVNLTSILWLGSIAVTQVTGISQFAALALLGGFALIYQLYGGLKAVALTDIVQVSLLVLGGLLIVGISLDRIGGDAGVVGGFHALMAAHPDHFHMILSRDNPFYKDLPGLSVLIGGMWIMNVSYWGFNQYIIQRALAAKDIAEAQKGVVFAAFLKLLMPVIVVLPGIAALMLVTDIEKPDQAYPKMMSLLPTGVLGLVFAALIAAIVASLASKINSVSTIFTLDFYNKRAKLPGAKPHDEAHLVKVGRISASVAILLAVLTAKPLLGSFDQGFQYIQEYTGFFTPGIVVIFMLGLFWKRANEAGAIAAAVGSFALSIALKLAWPELPFMDRVGLVFLLALVLAVIVSLTLRASSDPNRIRTDDVSYATSGTFNFGALGVTGILIALYAAFW